The nucleotide sequence GGTCATCGGTTCCAGGTGCAACACATACGTGGTCGAGCGTCCGCCCCGGCGCCGCCGGTGGGTGCGCTCCTCTTTCGCCGTTACCCGATACTCATGCACCGCCACGGGCGCCGCGTCGCGACTGCGGTTGTAATCATCCACAACCTGGATGCCGGACAACGGCAGGCCGATCAACAGGACCAAACCACATTCGGCCATCACGCGGCGTCCGCGGGAGGAACCGCGCAGCAGCCCCACCACCACCCCAAGAAGCGCGACGAACGCCCCGACCGCCACCCGCAGCCCGGGTTCGACCAGCGCCCACGGGTCAAAATACATCCGGCCGTGGCCCAGCGCGATCTCCCGGTGGAGCACCTCGACCAGTCCGGGTACACCGTACAAGGCGACCGACCACACCAGCGCCTCGACACCGATCGCCGTCCACAGGAAACGGTCGAAGCGGCGTGGCCCGGCCTCCCTCTCGGCCCGCCGGAGGACGCCGACGATGCGGTGGAGCGTCTGCAGGTCCTCGCGGGCGGCGTGCTCCAACTTGGCCGATTCGACCCAGAGGTGACGTCCATCACTGAAGATCCGCGCGGCATCCCGCGCCATGAGCGTGGAGACCGCCGTCCGGAACCCAGTGTCTTCCTCGAGCAATCGCTGCAACGTGGGATGATCACCCTCCACAAAGACCCGGCGGTCGAACGCCTCGTCGCCCGTCTCCACCTCCATGGTCAGCCCCATGGCCTTGAGGAAGCGGTCCACGCCGGACTCGGTTCGCAGCGAAAACACGAGCGTCGTCGGGCATTCGAGCCCCCAATAGAGTTTCACCAGCTCCTTGTGCCGGTTGCGACCCCGCCCGACGGTCTTGCTTTTCGTGAACAACACCTGCCGCGTATCGGCAAAAACCGAGGATTGCTCCACCCCTTGCCGCCGCCAAAGCAGGCGCGTCACGAAGACCACGGCGGCAAAGGCGAATCGGATCAGGACCCACATGGCGAGGCCGGCAACCTGCGGAAACGGCCGCGCCAGGGCAACCGGATTATCGCCGCCGCGCCCCGAGGGTCATTCCCAATTCCTCCTTCGTACTTCTTCCTTCTTACTTCTCCACGTCCCGGAACATCCAGCGCAGCATCTCCGGCAACAGCGCGCCGCCGTGCGAATCGTTGTGCGCGCCATCACCCCACTCGTGCCTCACGTCATAGCGCGGGCCCTCGAGCTTGCGGCGGTCCGCGCTGGTGTTGGCAAAGAGCAACGCGGCCAACATCTGCTGGTTTGCCAGGAACCAGCTGCCGTGCGGATTATCGAGGTCGTTCGAGCCATCCTGCAGGAAGATGCGGATGTTCTTCGGCGGGGTCTTGCGAATCAGCGTCGGGTAGAGGTCGCCGCCGGGGATCATGGGCTGGTTGCCGCGCGCCGGCTGAAATCCGATGGAGGTGTAGCTCCCGATCATGCTCAGGACCTTCCGAAACTGGTCGGGCCGCTCCCACGCCGTCGTCCACGCACAGATGGCACCGCTGCTCGTGCCGCCGATCACGCGCTTCTCCACGTCGTCACTGAGGTTGTAGGTCTTCTTCAGTTCCGGGATGAACTCCTCGGCGAGCATCCGGGCGTAGGCGTCGGTGAGCACATCGTACTCCTGGGCGCGGTTGTTCGGGTTGCTCATCGCGAGGTCATCGGGATAACGCTCACTCAGGTTGCCGGGCGTGATGAACAGGCCGATCATCACGGGAATCTCCTTCTTGTGGATGAGGTTTTCCATCACCTGGTCCACGCGCAGCGGTCCCTTGGGATTCAGCGCGCGCTGGCCGTCATGGAACACCAGCAACCCCGCCGGCTTCGCGGCGTCGTACTGCGCCGGCACATAGATCCAGTAGCGGCGCACCGTGCCGCGGATGATCTGGCTCTTCCATTCCAGCGGCCCGATCAGCTGGCCCTTGGGCACGCCCTCCTGCGGCAGCGAATCGGCGGTGAGCGGGTAGTCGCCCGGCTTCCGCGCGGGCGCCGCATCCTGGGCCAAAGCCAGGGAACCGAGGAACGAAAACAGGACACAGGTCAGGAGGTATTTCATGGGGTAAACGAGGGGGTGATTTGCGACAAAAGGCCTAGTCGGCACAAAACTACTCTTTGCGCTTTTTGGGCTTTTTGTGGCCAAACAGATTGGGGCCGGGGCGTGGGGTAGAAGCCATGACACGATTGCCGCGGTGGCCGCGACATCAAAGCGACAACTGCTCTCTTTGTAGAACGCCCCCTCACTCTGCCTGCCTGCCCCGCGTCCGCCCCATCGTCCACCACACCACCCCGCTGGCAAACGCACAGGCCGCCATCATCCCGGTCATCGGCCGCGCCGTGCCGTCGTGCAACCACCCCACCACCGCCCCGGCTCCCGCGCCGACGCCAAACTGGATCGTGCCCAGCAGCGCCGAGGCGCTGCCCGCCACCTCGCCGAAGGGCGCCATCACGATCGCCGCGATGTTGGGCGAGATCAATCCGCCCGCCGACAGATTCAGGAACAACAACACCAACAACAGCGGCAACCCACCCCACCCCGTCACCCCGGTGACCAGCAGGGCCAGGCCGACCAAGGCCAAACCCACCAGCGTCCCGTTCAGGATGGCCCGCAGCGCAAACCGCCGCAGCAGCAGACGGTTAAGCTGCGAGGCGAAGATGAGCGCCAGGCCCACAAAACCGAAGGCCAGCGCGTATTGTTTCGGACTGAGGCCGTGCAACTCGATCAGCACAAACGCCGAGCCCGCCAGGTAACAGAAGACCGCGCCGACCATGAAGCCCGCCACCAAGGCGGGGCCGATGAACCGCCGGTCACGCAACAGCCGGCCATACGTCCGGAACGCCTGGCCGATGCCCCCGGACGCGGGCGGCGTCCGCCGCGCGGTCTCAGGCAACGACCAGAAAACCGCCGCCGCGCAGGCGAGTCCGAGCCCGACGAGCATCCAGAAAATCCCCCGCCAGCCCGTCCAGTCGAGGAACAGCCCGCCAACCGAGGGCGCGAAGACCGGTGACACCGAGAGGATCACCATCAGCAGTGAGTACATCTTCGCCGAGTCCGTTTCGTTGAAATGATCCCGCACGACCGCCCGCGGCACCACCATGCTCGCCGCCGCCCCCAGCGCCATGACCAGCCGCCACGCCAGCAGCGCCGCCATCGACTCTGCCAACGCGCAGCCGACGCTCGCCAGCACGAAAAAAGCCAGGCCAACGAGCAGCGGTCCCCGCCGCCCCCAGCGGTCCACGATCGGGCCGAGGCAGGCCTGCCCCGCCGCCAGCCCAAGCAGGTAGATGGACAAGGTCTGCTGCACCGCACCCACATCCGTGCCCAGATCCAAGCCGATCGCCGGCAGGGCCGGCAGGTACATGTCGACCGCAAAGGGCCCGATCACCGTCAGCGCCCCGAGGATGAACACCAGTCCCCGGCCCGGTTGCCGCAGCGGCGGGACAGGCTGCGGAGCGGACGCGGAGGGATTGGTTTCGGCCATGAAGCGCCCCAAAGAGCAAGTCCGCGGCCAATTCGCAAACGGAACCACACGAACAGATGAATTAGAACCGCGAAGAACGCGGAGGAGCGAGAAGCCCCGACCAAACCCACCCTCCACCCCAGTTTGCCCTTCGCGAATCTTCGCGTCCTTCGCGGTTAATGCCTGGGTGACTTCAAACGCTCAATCGTAGGACTTGAGCAGCGCCTCGAGCTCGGTCTTTCGCGGCAGTAACTTCCGTTGATGATGGAACCAGCTCCAAATCAGCATGCCCACCACATAGGCGGGATAAATCACCAGTGCCGGGATCACGATCTCACGGCCGGCTTTGCCAACCTCCATCAGTTGGTAAACGATGATCGGTAGCATCAACACGCTGGTAACCAGCAGTCCCGCGATGAACTTGTAACGCGCGCGCTCCGCCCGGTTCTCGTCGAGCAATGCCGCCACACTCGCGCTGATCGATGCATCGCTGTGCGGGTGCCTGACGTGGTGCCGCCAGTGCAGTCGCACCATGAGCAGCCAGCCGATCCACGGCAGCGCGAAGAACGGGATGATCGCCCACTCCCGGGCCAGGTCCACGCGGTTCAGCGCCGGGTCGGACCAGATGACCTGAAGCACGACCTTGCCGGTCATGAACAGCA is from Lacunisphaera limnophila and encodes:
- a CDS encoding alpha/beta hydrolase, translating into MKYLLTCVLFSFLGSLALAQDAAPARKPGDYPLTADSLPQEGVPKGQLIGPLEWKSQIIRGTVRRYWIYVPAQYDAAKPAGLLVFHDGQRALNPKGPLRVDQVMENLIHKKEIPVMIGLFITPGNLSERYPDDLAMSNPNNRAQEYDVLTDAYARMLAEEFIPELKKTYNLSDDVEKRVIGGTSSGAICAWTTAWERPDQFRKVLSMIGSYTSIGFQPARGNQPMIPGGDLYPTLIRKTPPKNIRIFLQDGSNDLDNPHGSWFLANQQMLAALLFANTSADRRKLEGPRYDVRHEWGDGAHNDSHGGALLPEMLRWMFRDVEK
- a CDS encoding multidrug effflux MFS transporter, encoding MAETNPSASAPQPVPPLRQPGRGLVFILGALTVIGPFAVDMYLPALPAIGLDLGTDVGAVQQTLSIYLLGLAAGQACLGPIVDRWGRRGPLLVGLAFFVLASVGCALAESMAALLAWRLVMALGAAASMVVPRAVVRDHFNETDSAKMYSLLMVILSVSPVFAPSVGGLFLDWTGWRGIFWMLVGLGLACAAAVFWSLPETARRTPPASGGIGQAFRTYGRLLRDRRFIGPALVAGFMVGAVFCYLAGSAFVLIELHGLSPKQYALAFGFVGLALIFASQLNRLLLRRFALRAILNGTLVGLALVGLALLVTGVTGWGGLPLLLVLLFLNLSAGGLISPNIAAIVMAPFGEVAGSASALLGTIQFGVGAGAGAVVGWLHDGTARPMTGMMAACAFASGVVWWTMGRTRGRQAE